The Carcharodon carcharias isolate sCarCar2 chromosome 15, sCarCar2.pri, whole genome shotgun sequence genome includes a window with the following:
- the gper1 gene encoding G-protein coupled estrogen receptor 1, translated as MMEVHLVSRILLFSNESELNESSYCNETFSCGYITENQRDSHFYNISLFLSCLYTIFLFPIGFIGNGLILVVNLNDHKKMTIPDLYFVNLAVADLILVADSLIEVFNLNDKYYDIAILCTFMSLFLQINMYSSIFFLTWMSFDRYLALAQSMKSGTLRTLQHAKWSCGLIWLTSILAAMMPFAVVQAHHTGEVHFCFADVTEIQWLEVTLGFVMPFFIIGLCYSLIVRILTNAQKHNRLWPRRQKALRMIVVVVLVFFICWLPENVFISLQLLQGTKDSSVSLKESMGHYYPLTRHIVNLAAFSNSCLNPIIYSFLGETFRDKLRLYMKRKASVSTVYRLCNNTLNWNIPVTAEESFA; from the coding sequence ATGATGGAAGTGCACCTGGTATCACGAATATTATTATTTTCCAATGAAAGTGAACTGAATGAATCAAGCTACTGTAATGAAACCTTTAGCTGTGGCTACATCACTGAAAATCAAAGGGACAGCCATTTTTATAACATCAGCCTCTTTCTATCTTGCTTGTACACAATTTTTCTATTTCCCATAGGCTTCATTGGGAATGGGTTAATCCTGGTTGTAAACTTGAATGATCATAAGAAAATGACGATCCCGGATCTCTATTTTGTAAACCTTGCTGTAGCTGATCTGATCCTTGTAGCAGATTCCCTCATTGAGGTCTTCAACCTCAATGACAAGTACTATGACATAGCCATTCTGTGCACCTTCATGTCTCTCTTCCTGCAGATCAACATGTACAGCAGCATCTTCTTTCTCACATGGATGAGCTTTGACCGGTACCTTGCCCTGGCACAATCAATGAAGTCCGGCACACTCCGGACTCTGCAGCATGCAAAATGGAGCTGTGGCCTGATCTGGTTGACATCCATCCTGGCTGCAATGATGCCTTTTGCTGTGGTACAGGCCCACCACACAGGGGAAGTTCACTTTTGCTTTGCAGATGTTACAGAGATCCAATGGTTGGAAGTCACTCTTGGGTTTGTCATGCCATTCTTCATCATTGGACTCTGCTACTCGCTGATTGTACGGATTCTCACAAATGCCCAGAAACACAACCGCCTTTGGCCAAGGCGTCAGAAGGCCCTTCGCATGATTGTTGTGGTTGTTCTGGTTTTCTTCATATGTTGGTTACCTGAAAATGTTTTCATCAGCCTTCAGCTCCTACAAGGCACAAAGGATTCATCAGTTTCCCTCAAGGAATCAATGGGACACTATTATCCACTTACACGTCATATTGTTAACCTGGCTGCTTTTTCTAATAGTTGTCTGAATCCCATTATTTACAGCTTTCTTGGGGAAACATTCCGAGACAAGCTCCGCCTGTACATGAAAAGGAAAGCAAGTGTATCCACAGTTTACCGGCTTTGTAACAACACTTTGAACTGGAACATTCCTGTAACCGCAGAGGAATCTTTTGCGTAG